A section of the Streptococcus oriscaviae genome encodes:
- a CDS encoding thymidine kinase, which produces MAQFYFKYGSMNSGKTIEILKVAHNYEEQGKNVVIMTSAIDTRAGVGIVASRIGMQREAVAITDDMDVYAYIKNLPNKPYCVLIDEAQFLTKKHVYDFARVVDDLDVPVMAFGLKNDFRNDLFEGSKHLLLLADKLDEIKTICQFCSKKATMVLRTVNGEPVYEGEQIQIGGNETYIPVCRRHYFAPEIEKGSEQ; this is translated from the coding sequence GTGGCTCAATTTTATTTTAAATACGGTTCGATGAACTCGGGTAAGACCATTGAGATTCTCAAAGTTGCCCATAACTATGAAGAACAAGGCAAGAATGTTGTCATCATGACATCTGCTATTGATACCCGCGCTGGGGTTGGAATTGTTGCTAGCCGCATCGGGATGCAACGAGAAGCAGTGGCTATTACCGACGATATGGATGTTTATGCCTATATCAAAAATCTGCCTAACAAACCTTATTGTGTTCTCATCGATGAAGCACAATTCTTGACCAAGAAACACGTCTATGACTTTGCTCGTGTGGTAGATGATTTAGATGTGCCTGTCATGGCTTTTGGGCTAAAAAATGATTTTCGCAACGACTTATTCGAAGGCTCCAAACACCTCTTGCTTCTGGCTGATAAGCTGGATGAGATAAAAACAATCTGTCAATTTTGCTCCAAAAAAGCAACCATGGTATTACGAACAGTTAACGGTGAGCCTGTTTATGAAGGGGAACAGATTCAAATTGGTGGAAATGAAACCTACATACCTGTTTGCCGCAGACATTACTTTGCACCGGAAATTGAAAAAGGAAGTGAACAATGA
- the nth gene encoding endonuclease III — translation MVLSKKRARKVIEAIIALYPDAKPSLDFRNHFELLVAVMLSAQTTDAAVNKATPALFKAFPTPEAMASAEVREIEPFISRLGLYRNKAKFLKECAQQLLAAHHGQVPQTREELEALAGVGRKTANVVLSVGFGIPAFAVDTHVGRICKHHDIVKKSATPLETEKRVMEVLPPELWLPAHQAMIYFGREVCHPKNPECEKFPQLYEFE, via the coding sequence ATGGTGTTATCCAAAAAACGTGCCCGAAAAGTTATTGAAGCAATCATTGCCCTTTATCCTGATGCAAAACCTAGTTTAGATTTTCGCAATCACTTTGAACTTTTAGTAGCTGTCATGCTTTCTGCTCAAACGACCGATGCAGCAGTTAACAAGGCGACCCCAGCACTTTTTAAAGCTTTTCCGACTCCAGAGGCTATGGCAAGCGCTGAGGTGAGAGAGATTGAACCTTTTATTTCTCGTCTAGGACTCTATCGCAATAAAGCCAAATTCCTTAAGGAGTGTGCTCAACAGCTATTGGCTGCCCACCATGGTCAAGTTCCTCAAACGCGTGAAGAATTAGAGGCTTTAGCAGGTGTGGGACGTAAGACCGCTAATGTTGTACTAAGTGTAGGCTTTGGAATTCCCGCTTTTGCGGTCGATACACATGTCGGTCGTATCTGCAAACACCACGACATCGTAAAGAAATCCGCAACACCGCTCGAAACAGAAAAGCGTGTGATGGAGGTCTTACCGCCAGAGCTTTGGCTACCAGCTCATCAGGCTATGATATACTTTGGTCGTGAAGTCTGCCATCCAAAGAATCCTGAGTGTGAAAAATTCCCACAATTGTATGAATTTGAGTAA
- a CDS encoding MATE family efflux transporter produces MYQASKWQDKLVLFLKIFLPILVYQFANYSASFIDTMMTGQYGTVDLAGVSMATSLWNPFFSLLTGIVSALIPIIGQHLGRGNDRQVREELQHFIYLALILSLVLLLIVLFGAIPVLGWLRLDEPVFQVAKSYLYYICLGILPLMLFSVFRSFFDALGLTRLSMYLMLLLVPFNSFFNYLLIYGKMGLPAMGGAGAGLGTSLAYWLLLVIVLLVMVYHPKVRSHKVWQRLPFQPRLIKDGLALGLPIGLQVFAEVAIFAVVGLYMSQFSAQVIASHQAAMNFATLLYAFPAGVSMTLPIVISYEIGAKRPKDVRQYIRIGRLVAFGFAGVTLTFLYFFRSKVAVLYGNDPDFIQLTSHFLSYALLFQLADAYTAPIQGILRGFKDTTVPFFLGIISYWGMTFPVAFLLEATTNLGPVSYWLGLISGIFVCGMLLDMRLQKIVKRRLKHEV; encoded by the coding sequence ATGTATCAAGCAAGTAAGTGGCAGGACAAGTTGGTCCTCTTTTTAAAGATATTTCTGCCTATTTTAGTCTATCAGTTTGCTAATTATTCAGCGTCTTTTATTGACACCATGATGACTGGACAGTACGGTACTGTTGACTTGGCAGGCGTTTCAATGGCAACCAGTTTGTGGAATCCATTTTTTTCCTTATTAACAGGAATTGTTTCGGCATTGATTCCCATTATTGGTCAGCATTTGGGCCGTGGAAATGATAGGCAGGTACGAGAAGAACTGCAACATTTCATTTATCTAGCACTTATTTTATCCTTGGTGTTGCTCCTTATTGTCTTGTTTGGGGCTATACCAGTTTTGGGATGGTTACGATTAGATGAGCCCGTTTTCCAAGTTGCGAAGTCCTATCTATATTATATCTGTCTTGGCATCCTTCCCCTTATGCTCTTTAGTGTTTTTCGATCCTTCTTTGATGCTTTGGGTTTGACTAGACTATCCATGTACCTCATGCTCTTACTGGTTCCTTTTAATTCCTTCTTTAACTATTTGCTGATTTATGGGAAAATGGGGCTGCCCGCTATGGGAGGAGCAGGAGCAGGTCTGGGGACCTCTCTCGCCTACTGGCTTCTTCTAGTGATTGTGTTATTGGTTATGGTCTATCATCCAAAGGTACGTTCACACAAGGTTTGGCAAAGGCTGCCTTTCCAACCACGTCTGATAAAAGATGGCCTTGCTTTGGGGCTTCCTATTGGTTTACAGGTTTTTGCAGAAGTTGCAATCTTTGCAGTTGTTGGCCTGTATATGTCACAATTTTCAGCGCAAGTGATTGCTTCGCACCAAGCAGCAATGAACTTTGCCACCTTGCTCTATGCTTTTCCAGCAGGTGTTTCCATGACCTTGCCAATCGTCATTTCCTATGAGATTGGGGCTAAGCGGCCAAAGGATGTCAGACAATACATCCGCATCGGTCGTTTGGTTGCCTTTGGTTTTGCTGGTGTAACCCTGACCTTCTTGTATTTCTTTCGTTCCAAAGTGGCTGTTCTCTATGGCAATGACCCAGATTTTATCCAGCTGACATCGCATTTCTTATCTTATGCCCTTCTTTTTCAGCTAGCTGATGCTTATACTGCACCTATTCAGGGAATTCTGAGAGGGTTTAAGGACACAACGGTTCCCTTCTTTTTAGGCATTATCTCCTATTGGGGGATGACCTTCCCCGTAGCTTTCCTTTTAGAAGCTACGACCAATCTAGGTCCTGTATCTTACTGGCTGGGACTCATTTCTGGTATTTTTGTCTGTGGCATGTTACTGGATATGAGGTTACAGAAAATTGTAAAAAGGAGGCTGAAACATGAAGTATAA
- a CDS encoding L-threonylcarbamoyladenylate synthase has protein sequence MTLTKLHKILEAGGAVVLPTETVYGLFAKALDETAVNHVYQLKKRPRDKAMNLNVSSLADIEHFSQNPPFFLEKVYNSFMPGPLTIILNANDNVPFWVNSGKKTVGFRLPKHEKTLQLIKETGPLIGPSANISGDSSGKNFQEIMAQFPSFLEGLADDSALTGIDSTILDLSGNKARILRQGAITKEAILEKVPEIQFEEDEYA, from the coding sequence ATGACGCTAACTAAGCTACATAAAATATTGGAAGCTGGAGGAGCAGTGGTGCTGCCAACAGAAACGGTCTATGGGCTTTTTGCCAAAGCGCTCGACGAAACAGCAGTCAACCATGTTTACCAACTCAAAAAACGGCCACGAGATAAGGCCATGAACCTGAACGTTTCTTCTCTGGCAGATATTGAACATTTCAGTCAAAATCCCCCCTTTTTCCTCGAAAAAGTGTATAATAGTTTTATGCCTGGACCCCTAACGATTATATTGAATGCAAATGATAATGTTCCGTTTTGGGTCAATTCGGGTAAAAAAACCGTTGGATTTCGTCTGCCGAAACACGAAAAAACCTTACAACTGATAAAAGAAACAGGCCCCCTTATCGGACCTTCTGCCAATATTTCAGGAGATAGCAGCGGGAAAAATTTTCAGGAAATTATGGCCCAGTTCCCTTCCTTTCTTGAAGGATTAGCTGATGATTCGGCTTTAACTGGTATTGATTCCACTATTCTCGATTTATCTGGGAACAAGGCTAGAATCTTGCGCCAAGGAGCTATCACCAAAGAAGCTATCCTAGAAAAAGTTCCCGAAATCCAATTCGAGGAGGATGAGTATGCTTAG
- the guaC gene encoding GMP reductase — MFNETPVFDYEDIQLIPNKCIIESRSEADTKVTLGKHQFRLPVVPANMQTIIDEEVAEMLAKDGYFYIMHRFDEASRMSFIKRMHSQGLLASISVGVKAYEYDFVTSLKQDAPDYITIDIAHGHSDSVIRMIRHIKKELPDTFVIAGNVGTPEAVRELENAGADATKVGIGPGKVCITKVKTGFGTGGWQLAALRWCAKAARKPIIADGGIRTHGDIAKSIRFGASMVMIGSLFAGHIESPGKTVEVDGKAFKEYYGSASEYQKGAYKNVEGKKILLPAKGHLKDTLVEMEQDLQSSISYAGGRDLDSLRHVDYVIVKNSIWNGDTI; from the coding sequence ATGTTCAACGAAACTCCAGTTTTTGACTATGAAGATATTCAACTGATTCCTAATAAGTGTATTATTGAGAGTCGTTCTGAGGCAGATACCAAGGTTACCTTGGGAAAACATCAGTTCAGACTTCCTGTTGTACCTGCTAATATGCAAACAATTATTGATGAAGAAGTAGCAGAGATGTTGGCAAAGGACGGCTACTTCTATATTATGCACCGCTTCGATGAAGCTAGCCGCATGTCTTTTATCAAGCGAATGCATTCTCAGGGCTTGCTTGCATCGATTTCGGTTGGGGTTAAGGCTTATGAGTACGATTTTGTAACTAGTCTGAAACAGGATGCACCTGACTATATTACGATTGATATTGCACACGGACACTCAGATAGCGTAATTCGCATGATTCGGCATATCAAAAAAGAATTACCAGATACCTTTGTTATTGCAGGAAATGTCGGCACCCCCGAAGCAGTTCGTGAATTGGAAAATGCCGGTGCGGATGCAACCAAGGTAGGAATTGGTCCTGGAAAGGTCTGCATTACCAAGGTTAAGACAGGATTTGGAACCGGCGGTTGGCAACTGGCTGCTCTACGTTGGTGTGCCAAGGCTGCGCGCAAGCCGATTATTGCTGATGGTGGAATTCGTACCCATGGAGATATAGCAAAATCTATCCGCTTTGGTGCGAGCATGGTGATGATTGGTTCGCTTTTTGCTGGACATATTGAAAGTCCAGGAAAAACAGTAGAAGTAGACGGAAAAGCCTTCAAAGAGTATTACGGTTCAGCTTCTGAATACCAAAAGGGAGCTTACAAAAACGTGGAAGGCAAGAAAATTCTTCTCCCAGCCAAGGGGCACTTGAAAGATACCCTAGTTGAAATGGAGCAAGATCTACAATCTTCCATTTCCTATGCTGGGGGACGTGATCTTGATAGCTTGCGACATGTAGACTATGTTATTGTCAAAAATTCCATTTGGAATGGCGACACGATTTAG
- a CDS encoding 4-oxalocrotonate tautomerase gives MPFVKIDLFEGRSEEQKIALAREVTEVVSRIAKAPKEAIHVFINDLPEGTYYPQGEMKRK, from the coding sequence ATGCCATTTGTAAAAATTGATCTATTCGAAGGCCGCTCAGAGGAGCAAAAAATCGCCCTAGCTCGCGAAGTAACGGAGGTTGTTTCTCGTATCGCCAAGGCTCCTAAAGAAGCCATTCATGTATTTATCAACGACCTACCAGAAGGAACCTATTATCCTCAGGGAGAAATGAAGCGTAAATAA
- the prmC gene encoding peptide chain release factor N(5)-glutamine methyltransferase, producing MNYAQLFAEYEERLEMLGEEAEALSFTFRGLKGLNLTDFLLTLRKEVTKEDQDLIATIFQNLSQHIPAQYIIGHTLFHGLKLEVNPHVLIPRPETEELVELILKENKDAHLRVLDIGTGSGAIALALAQARPDWQLTALDISPEALAVAKRNAQANHLTVNFQESDVLEQVMGTYDIIVSNPPYISKKDTNEVGLNVLHSEPHLALFAAEDGLAIYRKIAEQAGDYLTPGGKIYLEIGYKQGQAVSELFQQQFPEKRVRIIQDAFSKDRKAVVDDAN from the coding sequence ATGAACTATGCGCAATTATTTGCTGAATACGAAGAACGATTAGAAATGCTTGGTGAAGAGGCAGAAGCCCTGTCCTTCACCTTTCGTGGTTTAAAAGGTCTGAATCTGACTGACTTCCTCCTTACACTCCGCAAGGAAGTGACCAAAGAAGACCAAGATTTAATCGCGACAATTTTTCAGAACCTATCCCAGCATATTCCTGCTCAGTATATTATCGGGCATACTCTGTTTCATGGCTTAAAACTTGAGGTTAATCCTCATGTGCTCATTCCACGTCCTGAAACAGAGGAGTTAGTAGAGCTGATTTTGAAGGAAAATAAGGACGCTCACTTGCGAGTACTTGACATTGGAACGGGCAGTGGTGCTATTGCCTTGGCCTTGGCACAAGCAAGACCAGATTGGCAGCTAACTGCGCTAGATATTTCACCTGAAGCCTTAGCAGTTGCTAAGAGAAATGCCCAGGCAAACCATTTAACTGTTAATTTTCAAGAATCAGATGTATTGGAACAGGTAATGGGGACTTATGACATCATTGTTTCCAATCCACCTTATATCTCTAAAAAAGATACGAATGAAGTCGGGCTCAATGTCCTTCATTCAGAGCCACATCTTGCCCTCTTTGCTGCAGAGGATGGACTAGCTATCTATCGAAAAATAGCAGAGCAGGCAGGCGATTATCTAACTCCAGGAGGAAAGATTTATCTGGAGATTGGCTATAAGCAAGGGCAGGCTGTTTCAGAACTATTTCAACAGCAATTCCCAGAAAAACGAGTTCGCATCATTCAGGATGCCTTTTCCAAAGATAGGAAGGCGGTTGTCGATGACGCTAACTAA
- the glyA gene encoding serine hydroxymethyltransferase encodes MIFDKVDYKAYDAEVWEAIKAEEERQQNNIELIASENVVSKAVMVAQGSILTNKYAEGYPGRRYYGGTECVDVIESLAVERAKEIFGAKFANVQPHSGSQANCAAYMALIQPGDTVMGMDLAAGGHLTHGASVSFSGQTYNFVAYNVDEETDLLDYDAILAQAREVQPKLIVAGASAYARIIDFAKFREIADAVGAKLMVDMAHIAGLVAAGLHPNPVPHAHITTTTTHKTLRGPRGGLILTNDEDLAKKINSAIFPGIQGGPLEHVIAAKAVAFKEVLDPAFKDYAKQIIANSQAMAQVFLENDNFRVITGGTDNHLFLVDVTKVVENGKVAQHLLDEVNITLNKNSIPYEKLSPFKTSGIRIGAAAITARGFGVEESHKVAELTIKALENADNEAVLEEVRQEVRSLTNKFPLYEN; translated from the coding sequence ATGATTTTTGATAAAGTAGACTATAAGGCATACGATGCTGAAGTATGGGAAGCCATCAAGGCAGAAGAAGAACGCCAGCAAAACAATATCGAATTGATTGCATCTGAAAACGTTGTTTCAAAAGCTGTTATGGTAGCCCAAGGTTCCATCTTGACTAACAAATATGCAGAAGGCTATCCTGGTCGTCGTTACTATGGTGGTACTGAATGTGTGGATGTTATTGAAAGCCTAGCAGTTGAGCGCGCGAAGGAGATTTTTGGTGCTAAATTTGCCAATGTGCAGCCTCACTCTGGAAGCCAAGCCAACTGTGCAGCCTATATGGCTCTTATTCAGCCTGGTGATACCGTCATGGGGATGGATTTGGCGGCTGGAGGTCATTTGACCCACGGTGCATCCGTTAGCTTCTCAGGACAAACCTACAACTTTGTTGCTTACAATGTTGACGAAGAAACTGACCTTTTAGACTACGATGCAATTTTGGCGCAGGCTAGAGAAGTCCAGCCAAAACTGATTGTAGCAGGAGCGTCAGCTTATGCCCGTATCATTGACTTTGCCAAATTCCGTGAAATCGCTGATGCGGTTGGTGCCAAACTTATGGTTGACATGGCGCATATTGCAGGACTCGTTGCAGCAGGTCTCCATCCAAACCCTGTACCACATGCGCACATCACGACAACAACTACTCACAAAACCCTACGCGGACCTCGTGGTGGTCTGATTTTGACCAACGATGAAGACTTGGCCAAAAAAATCAATTCTGCTATCTTCCCTGGTATTCAAGGGGGCCCTCTTGAACATGTGATTGCAGCAAAAGCAGTAGCTTTTAAAGAAGTCTTAGATCCAGCATTTAAGGATTACGCTAAGCAGATTATTGCAAATAGCCAAGCTATGGCACAGGTTTTCCTTGAAAATGACAACTTCCGTGTTATCACAGGTGGAACAGATAACCACCTCTTCCTTGTGGATGTCACCAAGGTTGTTGAAAACGGTAAGGTAGCACAGCACCTTTTGGACGAAGTGAATATTACTCTGAACAAGAACTCTATCCCTTATGAAAAACTCTCTCCATTTAAAACCAGCGGTATCCGTATCGGTGCAGCGGCTATAACAGCTCGTGGATTTGGAGTTGAGGAGTCTCACAAGGTGGCTGAATTGACCATCAAGGCATTGGAAAATGCTGACAACGAAGCTGTTCTTGAAGAAGTTCGCCAAGAAGTTCGTTCCCTCACAAACAAATTCCCACTTTACGAAAACTAA
- the prfA gene encoding peptide chain release factor 1, whose translation MNIYEQLQAVEDRYEELGELLSDPDVVSDTKRFMELSKEEAATRDTVAAYREYKKVLQNIVDAEEMIKDSSGDADLEEMAKEELKTAKAEKEEYEEKLKILLLPKDPNDDKNIILEIRGAAGGDEAALFAGDLLTMYQKFAEGQGWRFEVMEASYNGVGGIKEVVAMVSGQSVYSKLKYESGAHRVQRVPVTESQGRVHTSTATVLIMPEIEEVEYDIDPKDLRVDIYHASGAGGQNVNKVATAVRIVHLPTNIKVEMQEERTQQKNRDKAMKVIRARVADHFAQIAQDEQDAERKSTIGTGDRSERIRTYNFPQNRVTDHRIGLTLQKLDTILSGKMDEVIDALVLYDQTQKLEELNK comes from the coding sequence ATGAACATTTATGAACAATTACAAGCAGTAGAAGACCGCTATGAAGAACTAGGTGAGTTGCTGAGTGATCCAGATGTGGTCAGCGACACCAAACGCTTTATGGAATTATCAAAAGAAGAAGCAGCGACACGCGATACAGTTGCCGCTTACCGCGAATACAAAAAAGTCTTGCAAAATATCGTCGATGCAGAAGAGATGATTAAGGACTCATCTGGAGATGCCGATCTGGAAGAAATGGCAAAGGAAGAACTCAAGACAGCAAAAGCAGAAAAAGAAGAGTATGAAGAAAAACTCAAAATCCTTTTACTTCCTAAAGATCCCAACGATGATAAAAATATCATCCTTGAAATCCGTGGAGCAGCTGGCGGTGACGAAGCTGCCCTCTTTGCTGGTGATCTTTTGACCATGTACCAGAAGTTTGCGGAAGGCCAAGGCTGGCGCTTTGAAGTCATGGAAGCTTCTTACAACGGTGTGGGTGGTATCAAGGAAGTTGTAGCTATGGTTTCTGGTCAATCTGTCTACTCCAAGCTCAAGTATGAATCAGGAGCCCACCGAGTGCAGCGCGTGCCCGTAACAGAAAGTCAAGGCCGTGTCCATACTTCAACTGCAACCGTCTTAATCATGCCTGAAATCGAAGAAGTTGAATACGATATTGATCCTAAAGACCTGCGCGTGGATATTTATCACGCTTCAGGTGCTGGTGGTCAGAACGTCAACAAGGTTGCAACAGCTGTTCGTATTGTCCACTTGCCGACCAATATCAAGGTTGAAATGCAGGAAGAACGAACCCAGCAAAAGAACCGGGATAAGGCGATGAAGGTTATCCGAGCTCGTGTGGCTGATCATTTTGCTCAAATTGCTCAAGATGAACAGGATGCTGAGCGCAAGTCTACCATCGGTACTGGAGATCGTTCAGAGCGTATCCGCACCTACAATTTCCCACAGAACCGTGTGACGGATCACCGCATTGGTTTAACCTTACAAAAATTGGATACAATCTTGTCCGGTAAAATGGATGAAGTAATCGACGCTCTGGTCCTTTACGATCAAACGCAGAAACTAGAAGAATTGAACAAATAA
- a CDS encoding GNAT family N-acetyltransferase, whose product MLRKVKLSDSFDLMTINEVALGYSKGHTQTSKQLTQLLSQDHHFLFGFEEEKTGRLVGYIHAEIYQVLYADTGLNVLALAVLPDYQRRGIGRSLLQELEKLAIDKELHFIRLNSAEKRTQAHSFYLRAGFQDDKLQKRFIKYI is encoded by the coding sequence ATGCTTAGGAAAGTTAAGCTATCAGACAGCTTTGATTTGATGACTATCAATGAAGTAGCTTTGGGATATAGCAAGGGGCATACCCAGACAAGCAAGCAATTGACACAACTCTTGTCTCAAGACCATCATTTTTTGTTTGGTTTTGAAGAGGAGAAAACAGGCCGCTTGGTTGGATATATCCACGCTGAGATCTATCAAGTTCTTTATGCGGACACTGGTTTAAATGTTCTAGCATTGGCTGTTTTACCAGATTACCAAAGAAGAGGAATTGGGCGTAGCTTGCTTCAAGAGCTAGAAAAACTAGCCATTGACAAGGAGTTGCATTTCATCAGGCTCAATTCTGCTGAAAAACGCACCCAGGCTCATTCTTTTTATCTAAGGGCGGGTTTTCAAGACGATAAACTTCAAAAGCGCTTTATAAAATATATTTAA